A window from Kovacikia minuta CCNUW1 encodes these proteins:
- a CDS encoding META domain-containing protein: MKFKMMVLILGAGLGIFGVNQVADSQIVNSPADLVSQAARYNCRIREVWSSEKQQWCSQQNRFPGESAHPEKLPTVRPGDEASSIAGKIPEQLMNTEWLLEDLGGAGVIDNLQTTLRFDGNNRIGGQGGCNRYFANMQVGGNDRISVTAIGSTKRLCSPAVMNQESRYFAALQKADRLTLDGSYLLIHVEGLEKPLKFTQLGERR, encoded by the coding sequence GGGGTAAACCAGGTTGCAGATTCTCAAATCGTTAATTCACCTGCTGATCTGGTTTCTCAAGCAGCCCGTTATAACTGTCGGATCCGTGAGGTATGGAGTTCTGAAAAACAGCAATGGTGCAGCCAGCAAAATCGTTTTCCAGGGGAATCTGCCCACCCAGAAAAATTACCCACAGTCAGACCAGGGGACGAAGCGAGCAGTATTGCAGGCAAAATTCCTGAGCAATTGATGAATACCGAGTGGTTGCTGGAAGACCTGGGTGGGGCTGGAGTAATCGATAATCTGCAAACGACCTTGCGCTTTGATGGGAATAACCGGATTGGCGGACAGGGGGGCTGCAATCGTTATTTTGCCAATATGCAGGTCGGAGGCAACGATCGCATCTCAGTAACCGCGATCGGTTCCACAAAACGGCTCTGTTCGCCTGCGGTGATGAATCAGGAAAGCCGCTATTTTGCTGCCCTGCAAAAAGCCGATCGGCTTACCCTGGACGGCTCCTATTTGCTGATTCACGTTGAAGGATTGGAAAAACCGTTGAAGTTTACGCAATTGGGGGAGCGGAGGTAG
- the nudC gene encoding NAD(+) diphosphatase — MSQTFTPGVIPPAQQSSPAWWFAFAGSKLLVNLEGHPDLLPKLVSLTEIGLVPVRSQFLGTLNETPCYAAELPKDAILPQGMGLRGLRDLYGTLDDDLFALSGRAIQIVEWDRTHQFCGHCATPTTQLPHERAKRCPNCGLVNYPRLSPAVIVLVSRGDEILLARAPRFPPGMYSILAGFVEPGESLEETVVREVREEVGIEIEDIRYFGSQPWPFPNSLMIGFTATYARGEIVIEPQELTDAAWFHKHHLPPIPPKLSIARKLIDWFVAL, encoded by the coding sequence ATGTCCCAAACGTTTACTCCTGGGGTTATTCCACCCGCCCAACAATCCAGTCCTGCCTGGTGGTTTGCCTTTGCAGGCAGTAAGTTGCTGGTAAACCTTGAAGGCCATCCTGACCTGCTTCCTAAACTAGTGAGTCTGACGGAAATTGGACTGGTGCCCGTGCGATCGCAATTCCTTGGAACCCTGAATGAAACTCCCTGTTACGCAGCGGAATTGCCCAAGGATGCCATCCTGCCCCAAGGAATGGGATTGAGAGGACTGCGGGATCTCTATGGCACCCTGGATGATGACCTGTTTGCTTTAAGTGGTCGTGCCATTCAAATCGTAGAGTGGGATCGCACCCATCAATTCTGTGGTCACTGTGCCACTCCCACCACCCAGTTGCCCCACGAGCGTGCCAAACGCTGCCCTAACTGTGGGTTGGTCAACTATCCCCGCCTCTCGCCTGCGGTGATTGTCCTCGTTTCCCGGGGGGACGAAATTCTGTTGGCGCGTGCGCCCCGCTTCCCGCCAGGGATGTATAGTATCCTGGCGGGCTTTGTGGAACCAGGAGAGTCGCTAGAAGAAACCGTGGTGCGCGAAGTAAGAGAAGAAGTGGGAATTGAGATCGAGGACATTCGCTATTTCGGCTCCCAACCCTGGCCCTTTCCCAACTCACTGATGATTGGGTTTACTGCCACCTATGCGCGGGGAGAGATTGTCATTGAGCCACAGGAATTGACCGACGCTGCCTGGTTTCATAAACATCATCTGCCGCCGATTCCACCCAAATTAAGCATTGCCCGTAAGCTGATTGACTGGTTTGTTGCCCTATGA
- a CDS encoding glycosyltransferase family 2 protein, with protein MEKQASALVSVIIPCFNGAHFLTEAIDSVLAQNYPHYEVIIVDDGSTDATKEIALRYPEVRYIYQENQGVSVARNRGHQESMGEYLLFLDYDDRLLPNALETNVKFFKSYPDCGCVAGRYRVIDANGNSLHLALADQSEIFQLSGIVDYKTLISGHTLACPSGSMFQRHILDAVNGFDPFYRSGEDMDLYLRIARKLPIFCHDQIIFEYRRHDTNKSGDGQRAMKNCLGILERQWAYIEGNPEYEAAYKMGRKMWEDFFYKTIPYDVAGYIKRKKFGKASELFLLGLRHSPYSFIQYIIEFISKRLRFKESI; from the coding sequence ATGGAAAAACAAGCATCCGCCCTGGTTTCGGTTATTATTCCCTGCTTCAATGGGGCACATTTTTTGACAGAGGCGATTGATAGCGTTCTGGCACAAAATTATCCACATTATGAAGTCATTATCGTGGATGATGGCTCAACCGATGCGACGAAAGAAATCGCACTGCGCTATCCTGAGGTGCGCTACATCTATCAAGAAAATCAGGGTGTTTCCGTGGCACGCAATCGGGGGCATCAGGAGAGTATGGGAGAATATTTGCTCTTTTTAGATTACGATGATCGACTATTACCGAATGCTCTAGAGACAAATGTAAAATTTTTCAAATCCTATCCTGATTGTGGATGCGTTGCGGGTCGGTATCGAGTGATTGATGCAAATGGCAATTCCTTACATTTGGCTCTGGCAGACCAATCGGAGATTTTCCAACTTTCGGGAATTGTAGATTATAAAACGCTCATTTCAGGGCATACGTTAGCCTGTCCTTCTGGAAGTATGTTCCAGCGGCACATTTTAGATGCAGTGAATGGTTTTGATCCGTTCTATCGCAGTGGGGAAGATATGGATCTCTACCTGCGAATTGCCAGGAAGCTCCCTATTTTTTGCCATGATCAAATTATTTTTGAGTATCGACGGCATGACACGAATAAATCAGGGGATGGGCAAAGGGCAATGAAGAATTGTTTGGGGATTCTTGAGCGGCAATGGGCGTATATTGAAGGAAATCCTGAATATGAAGCCGCCTACAAGATGGGTAGGAAGATGTGGGAGGATTTCTTCTACAAGACCATTCCCTATGATGTGGCAGGCTATATTAAAAGGAAAAAATTTGGCAAAGCCTCAGAGCTATTTTTGTTGGGGCTACGCCACTCTCCCTACAGTTTTATTCAATACATCATTGAATTTATTTCGAAAAGATTGCGATTTAAAGAATCAATTTAA
- a CDS encoding NUDIX hydrolase gives MILQSGVIPYRIKNGKVEVLLITSSSGKHWVIPKGWITPWLTPAASAEKEAWEEAGIKGKVSKLAIGSYEVQKWGFPCQVGVFPMTVETELANYPEAKRRKRQWMSLTRAIQHLREADLKLLLEHLDHSLTAKLK, from the coding sequence GTGATTTTGCAATCCGGTGTGATTCCCTATCGAATCAAAAATGGTAAAGTCGAAGTTCTGCTGATTACTTCTTCCAGTGGCAAACATTGGGTCATTCCAAAGGGCTGGATTACACCCTGGTTGACGCCCGCAGCCTCCGCCGAAAAAGAAGCCTGGGAGGAAGCAGGAATTAAGGGTAAGGTGTCAAAGCTGGCGATCGGTTCCTACGAAGTTCAAAAGTGGGGTTTTCCCTGCCAGGTGGGAGTTTTCCCCATGACGGTTGAAACAGAGCTTGCCAATTACCCTGAAGCGAAGCGCCGCAAACGGCAGTGGATGAGCCTTACCAGAGCGATACAACACCTGCGAGAAGCTGACTTGAAACTGCTGTTGGAGCACTTAGACCATTCTTTAACGGCAAAATTGAAGTAG
- a CDS encoding DoxX family protein: MTTSALLTKVFKPNDNLSFWSQTAWALLRAVVGIMMIHNGLDKLSDIQSFSQAYVEVIGLPFPIFFSYLAAFTETIAAPLLAIGLLSRPAALGLFGTMGVAMYHHILVSGLNLPYLELSAIYAACFLFFAINGAGLFSSDALIANWLDASSLSSQAKRLMRLEQAYQSPSAEKEQVKTIG; the protein is encoded by the coding sequence ATGACAACAAGCGCTCTTCTTACCAAGGTCTTCAAGCCAAACGACAACCTCAGCTTTTGGTCTCAGACTGCGTGGGCACTCCTGCGAGCTGTGGTTGGCATCATGATGATTCACAATGGTTTGGATAAGTTGTCCGACATCCAAAGCTTTTCCCAGGCCTATGTCGAAGTCATTGGGCTTCCTTTCCCGATCTTTTTTAGCTATCTGGCAGCTTTTACAGAAACGATCGCTGCCCCCCTGCTGGCGATCGGTCTTTTATCCCGTCCGGCTGCTCTGGGACTTTTTGGAACGATGGGTGTGGCAATGTACCACCACATCCTGGTTTCAGGTTTGAATTTGCCCTACCTGGAACTGTCTGCAATCTACGCCGCCTGCTTTCTGTTCTTTGCAATTAATGGTGCTGGGCTGTTTTCCAGCGATGCCCTGATCGCTAACTGGTTGGATGCAAGTTCTCTATCTTCGCAAGCCAAACGATTGATGCGTCTGGAGCAAGCTTATCAGTCTCCCAGTGCTGAGAAAGAACAAGTCAAAACGATCGGTTAA
- a CDS encoding HAD family hydrolase has product MGSKSPIHRKELILNKYCSQLVSANGSRELVEKMRDQGFHLIVASSASQQELEVLLEIARVKDLLPETTSSNDADASKPAPDIVEAALRKADLAPDKTLMLGDTPYDIESAGQAGVGVIAFRCGGFKDEQLSNAIAIYDDPADLLRHYDQSPLAN; this is encoded by the coding sequence TTGGGAAGCAAATCTCCGATTCACCGAAAAGAACTGATTCTGAACAAATACTGCTCCCAGTTGGTTTCTGCCAACGGTTCGCGCGAATTGGTCGAAAAGATGCGCGATCAGGGATTTCATCTGATTGTTGCCAGTTCAGCCAGCCAGCAAGAATTAGAGGTTTTGCTTGAGATTGCCCGCGTCAAAGACTTGCTACCCGAAACCACCAGTTCAAATGATGCGGATGCCTCTAAACCCGCCCCGGACATTGTAGAAGCAGCACTCCGTAAGGCTGATCTCGCTCCTGACAAAACATTGATGCTAGGCGACACCCCCTATGATATTGAATCTGCTGGACAAGCAGGCGTAGGTGTGATTGCCTTCCGCTGCGGCGGCTTCAAAGATGAGCAATTATCAAACGCGATCGCCATCTATGACGATCCCGCTGATCTCTTACGGCACTATGACCAGTCTCCTCTAGCCAATTAG
- the pip gene encoding prolyl aminopeptidase, with protein sequence MRDLYPPIEPYQTGILSVSELHQIYFEVSGNPEGKPVVVLHGGPGGGSVPFYRQYFDPTRWRIVLFDQRGCGQSTPNAELRENTTWDLVADIERLRSHLNIQQWVVFGGSWGSTLSLAYSQTHPKRCLGLILRGIFLLRQKELQWFYQEGASYIFPDAWEEYLKPIPLEERHDLLSAYYQRLTSADRTTRLDAARAWSIWEASTSKLLQDPNLISLFGADQFADAFARIECHYFVNKGFLQSEDQLLQQVDRIRHLPAVIVQGRYDVVCPMISAWELHKAWSQAELIVVPDAGHSMTEPGIQSALIEASDRFARMQ encoded by the coding sequence ATGAGAGACCTCTATCCACCGATCGAACCTTACCAGACTGGGATATTATCGGTATCTGAACTGCACCAGATATATTTTGAAGTGTCTGGTAATCCTGAGGGTAAACCCGTTGTTGTGCTACACGGGGGTCCTGGTGGCGGCAGTGTCCCCTTTTATCGCCAGTATTTTGACCCAACCCGCTGGCGCATCGTCCTGTTTGACCAGCGGGGATGCGGCCAGAGTACTCCCAACGCAGAACTGCGGGAAAATACCACCTGGGATCTGGTGGCAGATATCGAGCGGTTGCGATCGCACCTCAACATCCAGCAATGGGTGGTGTTTGGTGGCAGTTGGGGCAGCACCCTGTCTCTGGCATATAGTCAGACCCATCCCAAACGCTGTCTGGGGCTTATCCTGCGCGGCATATTCCTGCTGCGCCAGAAAGAGTTGCAATGGTTTTACCAGGAAGGAGCCAGTTATATCTTCCCCGATGCCTGGGAGGAATACCTGAAGCCCATTCCCCTAGAGGAACGCCATGACCTTCTGAGCGCTTATTACCAACGCCTCACCAGTGCCGATCGAACCACCCGCCTGGATGCTGCCCGTGCCTGGTCAATCTGGGAAGCCAGCACCAGCAAACTGCTGCAAGACCCCAATTTAATCTCGCTCTTTGGTGCTGATCAATTTGCCGATGCCTTCGCCCGGATTGAGTGCCATTACTTTGTCAACAAGGGCTTTTTGCAGTCTGAGGATCAGTTGCTCCAACAGGTCGATCGCATCCGTCACCTACCCGCTGTCATTGTTCAGGGACGCTACGACGTAGTTTGCCCTATGATTTCAGCCTGGGAGTTGCACAAAGCCTGGTCGCAAGCTGAGCTGATTGTCGTTCCCGATGCCGGACACTCCATGACTGAACCCGGAATTCAGAGCGCTTTGATTGAAGCAAGCGATCGATTCGCGCGGATGCAATAA
- a CDS encoding SMI1/KNR4 family protein, which translates to MYLSQAKERFQELNLASSDELKPCTDEEIETLERHLRLSLPKAYREFLLWMGNGAGVFMLGEDCFYRQLFDLRRSAIELLEENCFSKKLPDDAFVFFMHQGYHFGFLLTSQGENPPIHYYYEGRNKDDFTFASFNSLEGFLLKKMEGQAQTILKLKKLD; encoded by the coding sequence ATGTATCTTAGTCAAGCAAAAGAAAGATTTCAGGAACTTAATCTCGCCTCCTCTGATGAATTAAAACCATGTACTGACGAAGAAATTGAAACCCTTGAAAGACATCTTCGTTTAAGCTTGCCAAAAGCTTATCGAGAATTTCTTCTTTGGATGGGGAATGGTGCAGGTGTTTTTATGCTTGGCGAAGATTGCTTTTATAGACAATTGTTCGATCTTCGAAGATCTGCTATTGAACTTCTAGAGGAGAACTGTTTCTCCAAAAAACTTCCTGATGATGCTTTCGTGTTTTTTATGCATCAAGGCTATCATTTCGGGTTTCTATTGACTTCCCAAGGAGAAAATCCACCAATTCATTATTATTATGAAGGTAGAAACAAGGATGATTTTACATTCGCCAGTTTCAATAGTCTTGAAGGTTTTCTATTAAAGAAAATGGAAGGCCAGGCTCAAACAATTCTTAAGTTAAAAAAGTTAGATTGA